The following are from one region of the Magallana gigas chromosome 4, xbMagGiga1.1, whole genome shotgun sequence genome:
- the LOC117682189 gene encoding uncharacterized protein — MDPRHSAQDVHRCDLCETAIVHSYCDFCHVNLCVPCIGKHISDGYDKHKIVRFQERRSTLIYPNCGKHPQKNCELQCKECSSFVCSSCMASDQHKGHSFVEVTEVYKTKKNIIEKDTKELENHISPKYKEITLELENQLANLDGEYEKLTSVISKQGEDWHREINIVINKVKIEISEIKAKHIDILKKHLNEIKQIQSLINKVLRAMEEIKESTEVSPTIEYSSKIEEFSKLPPKVKVSVPTFIPKPIDREKLYGLFGQISPLSTAAEENVLSPNQTNTSVRELLDEPELLSTIQTGHNILCSVTCLHKDRIWTSGWNNEIKCFDVKGSLLQTIKTKSGDWPSDIAEDSEGNILYCDGKTVTVNKVKHRETKELIRLQNWKISKMCVTSNGDLLVTMYNSTFGAQSKVVRYSGSTVKQTIQFDAEGKPLYSGNTIIKYITENGNYDICVADLEVRSVVTVNQEGKLRWRYTGHPSVTKNETFKPCGIKTDSQSCILIADRDNHCVHILDQKWTVSSLH, encoded by the coding sequence ATGGACCCCCGTCATAGTGCCCAGGATGTGcaccgatgtgacctttgtgagaccgccatagtacacagctactgtgacttttgtcatgtcaacctaTGCGTACCTTGTATAGGTAAACACATCTCAgatggatatgacaaacataaaatagttcGTTTTCAGGAACGAAGATCGACCCTTATTTATCCGAATTGTGGTAAACATCCACAGAAAAACTGCGAATTGCAATGCAAGGAATGCAGCAGCTTTGTCTGCTCTTCCTGTATGGCATCTGATCAGCACAAGGGACATAGCTTTGTCGAAGTCACAGAGGTTTACAagacaaaaaagaatattattgaaaaagatacaaaagagttagaaaatcacatttccccaaaatataaagaaattaccCTTGAGCTGGAAAACCAGCTTGCCAACCTAGATGGAGAATATGAAAAACTTACATCAGTAATTTCCAAACAAGGAGAGGACTGGCACAGAGAAATCAACATCGTTATCAACAAAGTAAAAATCGAAATTAGCGAGATAAAAGCAAAACACATAgacattttaaagaaacatttgaatgaaatcaaacagatacagTCTCTCATAAATAAAGTTTTACGTGCTATGGAAGAAATCAAGGAATCTACTGAAGTATCTCCAACCATTGAATACAGCTCCAAGATCGAAGAATTCAGCAAGCTACCACCCAAGGTTAAGGTATCAGTGCcaacattcattccaaaaccaATAGACCGTGAAAAGTTATATGGTTTGTTTGGACAGATCAGTCCCTTATCTACTGCCGCCGAAGAAAATGTCTTGTCACCAAATCAAACAAACACATCCGTCAGAGAACTACTGGATGAACCAGAGCTTCTTTCCACAATACAGACTGGGCACAACATACTATGCAGTGTTACATGTCTGCATAAAGACAGAATATGGACCAGTGGATGgaacaatgaaattaaatgctTTGATGTCAAAGGTTCACTCCTCCAGACAATCAAAACTAAATCAGGAGATTGGCCTTCTGATATAGCTGAAGACAGTGAAGGGAATATACTGTACTGTGATGGTAAAACAGTGACTGTGAATAAAGTAAAACATAGAGAGACAAAGGAGTTGATCAGATTACAAAATTGGAAGATTAGTAAGATGTGTGTCACCTCTAATGGTGATCTTTTGGTTACCATGTACAATAGTACTTTTGGAGctcaatccaaagttgtccgCTACTCGGGATCTACtgtgaaacaaacaattcaatttgatgCTGAAGGTAAACCTCTGTACTCAGGGAATACTATAATTAAATACATCACTGAGAATGGAAACTATGATATATGTGTAGCTGACTTGGAAGTTCGTTCAGTAGTAACTGTTAATCAGGAagggaaactcagatggagatacaccGGTCACCCCTCAGTTACCAAGAACGAAACGTTTAAACCTTGTGGTATCAAAACAGACAGTCAGAGTTGTATCCTGATAGCAGATAGAGACAACCATTGTGtccacattctggatcagaaATGGACAGTTTCTtcgttacattga
- the LOC109620202 gene encoding E3 ubiquitin-protein ligase TRIM71 — protein MDPRTSAQDVHRCDLCETAIVHSYCDFCHVNLCKPCVVDHISDGYDKHKIVPFQERRSTLIYPNCGKHPQKNCELQCRECGSFVCSSCMASDQHKGHSFVEVTEVYMTKKDIIEKDTKEYENQISPKYEKLVFDLENQLANLDGGYEKLTTTMSKQGEQWHREIDIVINNMKTEISEIKEKHRDILQKHLDEIKQIQSLIKQTLLAIKEIKNSTELAPTIKYSSKIREFSKLPPKVKVTMPTFILKPIGCENLYSLFEQISPLSTATEENVFSLNQSNILVKERLDEPELVTTIQTGYKNLRRVAYMNDDKIWTSGRTNDIKCFNIYGLLQQTIFTKSRERPFDIAVDVTGDLLYSDGTAGTVNKVQNGQTEELIRLHGWKPCQLCVTSTGDLLVIMYCDNETQSKIVRYSGSTEKQTIQFDDKGKPIYSRKDKIRYITENRNHDICVADYKACAVVVVNQDGKLSWKYTGHPSSTKNIPFKPYGIATDSQSRILTADGDNHCIHILDQNGQFLRYIDNCDLKDPWGICVDNNDNLFVCEYGKGNVKKIKYLK, from the coding sequence ATGGATCCCCGTACTAGTGCCCAGGATGTGcaccgatgtgacctttgtgagaccgccatagtacacagctactgtgacttttgtcatgtcaacctctgcAAGCCCTGTGTAGTAGATCACATCTCAgatggatatgacaaacataaaattgtcCCTTTTCAGGAACGAAGATCGACCCTCATTTATCCGAATTGTGGTAAACATCCACAGAAAAACTGCGAATTGCAATGCAGGGAATGCGGCAGCTTTGTCTGCTCTTCCTGTATGGCATCTGATCAGCACAAGGGACATAGCTTTGTAGAAGTCACAGaggtttacatgacaaagaaagaCATTATTGAAAAAGATACAAAAGAGTATGAAAACCAAATTTCTCCTAAATATGAGAAACTTGTCTTTGACTTGGAAAATCAGCTTGCCAACCTAGATGGAGGATATGAAAAACTTACAACAAcaatgtccaaacaaggagagcaatggcacagagaaatcgacATTGTTATCAACAAtatgaaaactgaaatcagcgagataaaagagaaacacagagacattttacagaaacacttggatgaaatcaaacagatacagtctctcataaaacaaacattacttgctattaaagaaattaagaacTCCACTGAATTGGCCCCAACCATTAAGTACAGCTCTAAGATCAGAGAGTTCAGCAAGCTTCCACCCAAAGTTAAGGTTACAATGCCAACATTCATTCTAAAACCAATAGGTTGTGAGAATCTGTATAGTTTGTTTGAACAGATCTCCCCATTATCTACTGCcacagaagaaaatgttttttcacTTAACCAGTCCAACATTTTGGTGAAAGAACGACTGGATGAACCAGAGCTTGTTACCACAATACAGACTGGGTATAAAAATCTACGCAGAGTTGCCTATATGAACGATGACAAGATATGGACTAGTGGACGGACCAATGATATCAAATGCTTCAATATTTATGGTTTACTCCAACagacaatttttacaaaatcaagaGAACGGCCTTTTGATATTGCTGTAGACGTTACTGGGGATCTACTGTACTCGGATGGGACAGCAGGGACAGTAAATAAAGTGCAGAATGGTCAGACAGAAGAGTTGATCAGATTACATGGATGGAAGCCTTGTCAActgtgtgtcacctctactggtgatctcctggttaTTATGTACTGTGACAATGAAACCCAATCCAAAATTGTCCGTTACTCAggatctacagagaaacaaacaattcaatttgatgataAAGGGAAACCTATATACTCGAGGAAAGATAAAATTAGATACATCAcagagaacagaaaccatgacatctgtgtagctgactatAAGGCttgtgcagtagtggtggttaatcaggaCGGAAAACTCAGTTGGAAATACACTGGTCATCCCTCATCTACCAAGAACATACCATTTAAACCCTATGGTATCgcaacagacagtcagagtcgAATCCTGACTGCTGACGGTGACAATCATTGTATCCACATTCTtgatcagaatggacagtttctccgttacattgataactgtgatctgaAGGATCCCTGGGGCATATGCGTGGATAACAATGACAATTTGTTTGTGTGTGAATACGGCAAgggcaatgtaaagaaaataaaatatttgaaatag
- the LOC136275039 gene encoding uncharacterized protein, whose protein sequence is MPRLNENQRNRAVGVLQAGMAHHTVAKHFGVHRNIIQLLWSRFQQSGNTQDRLRSGRPRVTTRQQDNHIRLVHLKNRFQTAGLTARSIPGLRPISPRTVRTRLCEQIIGPRRPAVRPVLLQRHRIARLAWCTHLRFRIQDWANILFTDESRFHLNSSDGHCRVYRRVGERYQDDCVVQRRQFG, encoded by the coding sequence ATGCCACGACTCAACGAAAACCAACGTAATCGTGCTGTTGGGGTGCTGCAAGCTGGAATGGCACACCATACTGTAGCAAAACACTTTGGAGTTCATCGGAACATCATCCAGTTATTATGGAGTCGTTTTCAACAATCTGGCAACACTCAGGATCGACTGCGCTCTGGGCGACCTCGTGTGACGACACGTCAACAGGACAACCATATTAGACTTGTGCATCTAAAAAATCGTTTCCAGACAGCAGGTTTGACTGCCCGTAGCATTCCAGGGCTTCGACCAATTAGTCCAAGAACTGTGCGTACTCGTCTGTGCGAGCAAATCATCGGACCAAGACGTCCAGCGGTGCGCCCAGTACTGCTTCAACGTCATCGTATCGCCAGACTAGCGTGGTGCACACATCTGCGATTCAGAATACAGGACTGGGCCAATATTCTGTTCActgatgaatccagatttcatttgAATAGCAGTGACGGCCATTGTAGGGTGTATCGTCGCGTTGGGGAGCGTTACCAGGACGATTGTGTTGTGCAACGTCGACAATTCGGTTGA
- the LOC136269670 gene encoding tripartite motif-containing protein 2-like, which produces MDPRTSAQDVHRCNLCDNAIVHSYCDFCHVNLCKPCVVDHISDGYDKHKIVSFQERRSTLIYPNCGKHPQKNCELQCRECGTFVCSSCMASDQHKGHSFAEVTEVYKTKKDIIEKDTKEYENSISPKYEKIVLDLENQLANLDGGYEKLTSTMSKQGEQWHKEIDIVINKMKTEISEIKDKHRDILQKHLDDIKQIQSLIKQILLAIKEIKNSTEVSPTIEYSSKIREFSKIPPKVKVTLPTFIPKPVDREILYSLFGQITPFSTATEENVLSLNQPNTLVRELLDEPELVATIQTGYETLRCVTYINDDKIWTSGWTNEIKCFNAYGSLQQKNVTGSREAPSDIAVDMGSDLLYSDRIVGTVNKVKNGQTKVLIRLQGWHPKQLCVTSTGDLLVIMYSDDYSQSKVVRYSGSTEKQTIQFDDEGKSLYSGDSFTKFITENRNHDICVADNKARALVVVNQDGKLRWRYTGHSSVTKNKPFKPRGITTDDQSRILTADENNHCIHILDQNGQFLRYIDNCDLNKPFGLCVDINDNLFVCEFKKGNVKKIKYMK; this is translated from the coding sequence ATGGATCCCCGTACTAGTGCCCAGGATGTACACCGATGTAACCTTTGTGATAACgccatagtacacagctactgtgacttttgtcatgtcaacctctgcAAGCCTTGTGTAGTAGATCACATCTCAgatggatatgacaaacataaaattgtttcttttcaGGAACGAAGGTCGACCCTCATTTATCCGAATTGTGGAAAACATCCACAGAAAAACTGCGAATTGCAATGCAGGGAATGCGGCACCTTTGTTTGCTCTTCCTGTATGGCATCTGATCAGCACAAGGGACATAGCTTTGCCGAAGTCACAGAGGTTTACAAGACAAAGAAAGACATTATTGAAAAAGATACGAAAGAGTATGAAAACTCAATTTCTCCTAAATATGAGAAAATTGTCCTTGACTTGGAAAATCAGCTTGCCAACCTAgatggaggatatgagaaacttacaTCAACAATGTCAaaacaaggagagcaatggcacaAAGAAATCGACATcgtcatcaacaaaatgaaaaccgAAATCAGCGAGATAAAAGATAAACACAGagacattttacagaaacaccTGGATGATATTAAACAGATACAGTCcctcataaaacaaatattacttgctattaaagaaataaagaactCCACTGAGGTGTCTCCAACCATTGAATACAGCTCTAAGATCAGAGAGTTCAGCAAGATTCCACCCAAAGTTAAGGTTACATTGCcaacattcattccaaaaccaGTAGACCGTGAAATACTGTATAGTTTGTTTGGGCAGATCACCCCATTTTCTACTGCTACAGAAGAAAATGTATTGTCACTGAACCAACCCAACACTTTAGTCAGAGAACTACTGGATGAGCCAGAGCTTGTTGCCACAATACAGACTGGATATGAAACACTACGCTGTGTTACCTATATAAATGATGACAAGATATGGACTAGTGGGTGgaccaatgaaatcaaatgcttCAATGCTTATGGTTCACTCCAACAGAAAAATGTTACAGGATCAAGAGAAGCGCCTTCTGATATAGCTGTAGACATGGGCAgtgatctactgtactcagatCGGATAGTAGGGACAGTGAATAAAGTGAAGAATGGACAGACAAAAGTGTTGATCAGATTACAGGGATGGCATCCTAAACAGctgtgtgtcacctctactggtgatctcctggttaTCATGTACAGTGATGATTACAGtcaatccaaagttgtccgttactcgggatccacagagaaacaaacaattcaatttgatgatgaaGGTAAATCTCTGTACTCAGGGGATAGTTTTACTAAATTCATCAcagagaacagaaaccatgacatctgtgtagcaGACAATAAGGCCAGAGCATtagtggtggttaatcaggacgggaaactcagatggagatacaccGGTCATTCTTCAGTTACCAAGAACAAACCATTTAAACCCCGTGGAATCACAACAGACGATCAGAGTCGTATCCTTACGGCAGACGAGAACaaccattgtatccacattctggaCCAGAACGGACAGTTTCTtcgttacattgataactgtgatctaAATAAGCCTtttggtttatgtgtggacatcAATGACAATTTGTTTGTGTGCGAGTTCAAAAAAGGCAATGTgaagaaaatcaaatacatgaAATAG